In Armatimonadota bacterium, one genomic interval encodes:
- the purS gene encoding phosphoribosylformylglycinamidine synthase subunit PurS: MYRAQVTITLKPTVLDAQGATVERALHNLGFETVEGVRMGKHVEVTLEAPDADAARRQVEDMCRQLLANPIIEEYRVEVFSAGG, encoded by the coding sequence ATGTATCGTGCGCAGGTAACGATAACGCTCAAGCCGACCGTGCTCGACGCCCAGGGAGCGACGGTTGAACGGGCGCTGCACAACCTGGGGTTTGAGACGGTGGAGGGCGTGCGCATGGGCAAGCATGTGGAAGTCACGCTCGAAGCCCCCGACGCCGACGCCGCCCGCCGCCAGGTGGAGGACATGTGCCGGCAGCTGCTGGCCAACCCCATCATCGAGGAGTACCGGGTGGAGGTCTTCTCCGCCGGGGGGTGA
- the purB gene encoding adenylosuccinate lyase, which yields MIERYSYPEMRAIWEPENRFQAWLEVELLVAEALAQLGEIPAEAAARMRQHARFDVDRIIELEGETPGREPPPGVKPLRHDLLAFVHSVRESLGDEGKYLHVGLTSYDVEDTALGIMLKQSADLLLADLERVHEAVLERAREHKWTIMMGRTHAVHAEPITFGFKLAVWLGAIERARRRLEQARGEVAVGKISGAVGTYANISPQVEQHVCAKLGLQAARASTQIVQRDRHAAYLCALAVIAGSIEQFATEIRHLARTEVLEVEEAFGAGQRGSSAMPHKRNPIVAERLTGMARLMRSYTVPALENIATWHERDLSNSSVERITLPDANILLDYMLRKFADLVAGLQVNGERMAANLDLLGGMVCSQQVMLELTRKGYDRDQAYQLVQGHARRAWDEGANFKELVFADAEITGALSAEELEACFDHRRHLRHLEQVFARFGI from the coding sequence TTGATCGAACGATACTCATACCCCGAAATGCGGGCCATCTGGGAGCCGGAGAACCGCTTCCAGGCATGGCTGGAGGTCGAGCTGCTGGTCGCCGAGGCGCTGGCGCAGTTGGGCGAGATCCCGGCGGAAGCCGCAGCCCGGATGCGCCAACACGCCCGCTTCGATGTTGATCGCATCATCGAGCTCGAGGGCGAGACCCCCGGCCGCGAGCCGCCGCCAGGCGTCAAGCCCCTGCGCCACGACTTGCTGGCATTCGTGCATTCCGTGCGCGAGAGCCTGGGCGACGAGGGGAAGTACCTTCACGTGGGGCTGACGTCGTATGACGTCGAGGATACCGCGCTAGGGATCATGCTCAAGCAGTCGGCGGACCTGCTGCTGGCCGACCTCGAGCGCGTGCATGAAGCGGTGCTGGAACGCGCGCGCGAGCACAAGTGGACGATCATGATGGGGCGCACCCACGCCGTGCACGCCGAGCCCATCACCTTCGGCTTCAAGCTCGCGGTGTGGCTGGGGGCCATCGAGCGCGCGCGGCGCCGCCTCGAGCAGGCGCGCGGCGAGGTCGCCGTGGGCAAGATCTCGGGCGCGGTCGGCACCTATGCCAATATCAGCCCGCAGGTGGAGCAACACGTCTGCGCCAAGCTCGGCCTGCAGGCGGCGCGCGCCTCGACCCAGATCGTGCAGCGCGACCGCCACGCCGCGTATCTGTGCGCGCTGGCGGTGATCGCGGGCTCCATCGAGCAGTTCGCCACCGAGATTCGCCACCTCGCCCGCACCGAGGTGCTGGAGGTCGAGGAGGCCTTCGGCGCCGGGCAGCGGGGGTCGTCGGCCATGCCCCATAAGCGCAACCCCATCGTCGCCGAGCGCCTGACCGGGATGGCGCGGCTGATGCGGTCTTACACCGTCCCCGCGCTGGAGAACATCGCCACCTGGCACGAGCGCGACCTGTCGAACAGCTCGGTGGAGCGCATCACCCTGCCCGACGCCAATATCCTGCTCGATTACATGCTGCGCAAGTTCGCCGACCTGGTGGCCGGGCTGCAAGTGAACGGGGAACGCATGGCCGCGAACCTCGACCTGCTGGGGGGCATGGTGTGCTCGCAACAGGTGATGCTGGAGCTGACGCGGAAAGGTTATGACCGGGACCAGGCGTATCAGTTGGTGCAGGGGCACGCGCGCCGCGCCTGGGACGAAGGAGCGAACTTCAAGGAGCTGGTGTTCGCCGACGCGGAGATTACCGGCGCGCTGTCCGCCGAGGAATTGGAGGCCTGCTTCGACCACCGCCGCCACCTGCGGCACCTGGAGCAGGTATTCGCGCGCTTCGGGATTTGA
- a CDS encoding nucleotidyltransferase family protein — protein MPLAVDLDRERIAGFCRKWRVKELAVFGSALRDDFAPDSDVDVLVEFAPDHGLSLYDWVDMIEELQVIFGRKVDLVAEGGLKDPFRRGEILRTAEVIYAS, from the coding sequence ATGCCGCTAGCGGTTGACTTGGATCGAGAACGCATCGCGGGATTCTGTCGCAAATGGCGGGTGAAAGAGCTCGCCGTTTTCGGCTCCGCGCTGCGCGACGACTTCGCCCCTGATAGCGACGTGGACGTACTGGTGGAGTTCGCCCCGGACCACGGACTGAGCCTCTATGATTGGGTGGACATGATCGAGGAGCTGCAGGTGATCTTCGGGCGCAAGGTGGACCTGGTCGCGGAGGGCGGCCTCAAGGATCCCTTTCGGCGGGGGGAGATCCTGCGCACGGCCGAGGTGATCTATGCGTCCTGA